One window of Biomphalaria glabrata chromosome 6, xgBioGlab47.1, whole genome shotgun sequence genomic DNA carries:
- the LOC106080002 gene encoding T-complex protein 1 subunit theta-like isoform X1, with protein sequence MALHVPRAPGFAQMMKDGARHFSGLEEAVYRNIDACRELAKTTISAFGPHGQNKMVINHLEKLFVTNDAATILRELEVEHPAAKILVMASQQQEQECGDGTNFVLGFAGALLENAEELLRMGLSVAEVTEGYEMALKKALNILEGLSLGTVKNLRNKEEVLPAVRSAVMSKQYGNEDFLANVIADACISILPEKVSFSVDNIRVCKILGSGILQSSVVSGMVFKRLVEGDVTKVEKAKIAVFSCPLDSMQTETKGTVLIKNADELMSFSKGEENLMEQQIKEIADAGVNVVVTGGKVGDLALHYANKYKLMVVRLLSKWDLRRLCKSINATALPKLTAPTAEELGYCDNAYVDEIGDTPIIVFKQDKKETPIATIVIRGSTENIMDDIERAIDDGVNTFKALTKDNRILPGAGAVEIELATQISTFGESLPGLEQYSVKKFAESLEMVPKALAQNAGIKATDAISKLYAAHHEKKVNAGIDIEAESAAVMDAAEAKIFDLYITKYWGLKFATSAACTVLRVDQIIMAKRAGGPKAKQNKDWDED encoded by the exons GCCAAAACAAAATGGTGATTAATCATTTGGAAAAACTTTTTGTCACAAATGATGCTGCCACCATCTTGAGAGAGTTGGAAGTGGAGCATCCAGCAGCCAAAATTCTTGTCATGGCCTCCCAGCAACAAGAACAGGAATGTGGAGATGGAACCAATTTTGTTTTGGGCTTTGCTGGTGCTCTCTTAGAGAATGCTGAAGAACTGTTGAGAAtg GGTCTATCTGTTGCTGAAGTAACAGAAGGTTATGAAATGGCTCTGAAGAAAGCTTTGAATATTTTGGAAG GACTTTCTTTGGGTACAGTGAAAAATCTACGGAACAAAGAGGAAGTTTTACCCGCTGTGCGCTCAGCTGTCATGAGTAAACAGTATGGCAATGAGGATTTCTTGGCCAATGTCATCGCGGATGCATGCA TTTCCATACTTCCAGAGAAAGTTAGTTTCAGTGTGGATAATATCAGAGTCTGCAAAATTTTG GGCTCTGGAATTTTACAAAGCTCTGTAGTTTCTGGTATGGTGTTTAAACGTCTTGTGGAAGGGGATGTGACAAAAGTGGAGAAAGCCAAAATAGCTGTCTTCTCTTGTCCCCTGGATTCTATGCAAACAGAAACAAAG GGAACAGTTTTGATCAAAAATGCAGATGAACTTATGAGTTTTAGCAAAGGTGAAGAAAATTTGATGGAACAG caaATCAAAGAGATAGCAGATGCTGGTGTGAATGTGGTAGTGACTGGTGGGAAGGTTGGAGACTTGGCTCTGCACTATGCCAACAAGTACAAACTTATGGTTGTTCGACTACTGTCTAAATGGGACTTGAGACGTCTTTGTAAATCCATCAATGCCACTGCTCTTCCCAAAttg ACTGCTCCAACAGCTGAAGAGTTAGGATACTGTGATAATGCCTATGTAGATGAAATTGGTGACACTCCAATTATAGTTTTTAAACAAG ATAAGAAAGAAACACCAATAGCCACTATTGTGATAAGAGGCTCCACGGAAAACATCATGGATGACATTGAGAGGGCTATAGATGATGGGGTTAATACTTTCAAGGCATTAACTAAG GATAATAGAATTCTTCCGGGTGCTGGAGCAGTAGAAATTGAATTGGCTACACAGATTTCTACTTTTGGAGAG AGTCTTCCTGGTTTAGAACAGTATTCTGTGAAAAAATTTGCTGAGTCTTTGGAAATGGTACCAAAAGCTTTGGCTCAAAATGCAGGAATTAAG GCAACAGATGCCATTAGTAAACTATATGCTGCTCATCATGAGAAGAAAGTCAATGCAGGCATTGATATTGAG GCTGAAAGTGCTGCAGTCATGGATGCTGCTGAAGCTAAAATATTTGATCTGTACATAACCAAATACTGGGGTTTGAAATTCGCCACATCCGCTGCCTGCACTGTACTTCGTGTAGATCAG ATTATTATGGCCAAGAGAGCTGGCGGAccaaaagctaaacaaaataaagactGGGATGAAGATTAG
- the LOC106080002 gene encoding T-complex protein 1 subunit theta-like isoform X2 codes for MVINHLEKLFVTNDAATILRELEVEHPAAKILVMASQQQEQECGDGTNFVLGFAGALLENAEELLRMGLSVAEVTEGYEMALKKALNILEGLSLGTVKNLRNKEEVLPAVRSAVMSKQYGNEDFLANVIADACISILPEKVSFSVDNIRVCKILGSGILQSSVVSGMVFKRLVEGDVTKVEKAKIAVFSCPLDSMQTETKGTVLIKNADELMSFSKGEENLMEQQIKEIADAGVNVVVTGGKVGDLALHYANKYKLMVVRLLSKWDLRRLCKSINATALPKLTAPTAEELGYCDNAYVDEIGDTPIIVFKQDKKETPIATIVIRGSTENIMDDIERAIDDGVNTFKALTKDNRILPGAGAVEIELATQISTFGESLPGLEQYSVKKFAESLEMVPKALAQNAGIKATDAISKLYAAHHEKKVNAGIDIEAESAAVMDAAEAKIFDLYITKYWGLKFATSAACTVLRVDQIIMAKRAGGPKAKQNKDWDED; via the exons ATGGTGATTAATCATTTGGAAAAACTTTTTGTCACAAATGATGCTGCCACCATCTTGAGAGAGTTGGAAGTGGAGCATCCAGCAGCCAAAATTCTTGTCATGGCCTCCCAGCAACAAGAACAGGAATGTGGAGATGGAACCAATTTTGTTTTGGGCTTTGCTGGTGCTCTCTTAGAGAATGCTGAAGAACTGTTGAGAAtg GGTCTATCTGTTGCTGAAGTAACAGAAGGTTATGAAATGGCTCTGAAGAAAGCTTTGAATATTTTGGAAG GACTTTCTTTGGGTACAGTGAAAAATCTACGGAACAAAGAGGAAGTTTTACCCGCTGTGCGCTCAGCTGTCATGAGTAAACAGTATGGCAATGAGGATTTCTTGGCCAATGTCATCGCGGATGCATGCA TTTCCATACTTCCAGAGAAAGTTAGTTTCAGTGTGGATAATATCAGAGTCTGCAAAATTTTG GGCTCTGGAATTTTACAAAGCTCTGTAGTTTCTGGTATGGTGTTTAAACGTCTTGTGGAAGGGGATGTGACAAAAGTGGAGAAAGCCAAAATAGCTGTCTTCTCTTGTCCCCTGGATTCTATGCAAACAGAAACAAAG GGAACAGTTTTGATCAAAAATGCAGATGAACTTATGAGTTTTAGCAAAGGTGAAGAAAATTTGATGGAACAG caaATCAAAGAGATAGCAGATGCTGGTGTGAATGTGGTAGTGACTGGTGGGAAGGTTGGAGACTTGGCTCTGCACTATGCCAACAAGTACAAACTTATGGTTGTTCGACTACTGTCTAAATGGGACTTGAGACGTCTTTGTAAATCCATCAATGCCACTGCTCTTCCCAAAttg ACTGCTCCAACAGCTGAAGAGTTAGGATACTGTGATAATGCCTATGTAGATGAAATTGGTGACACTCCAATTATAGTTTTTAAACAAG ATAAGAAAGAAACACCAATAGCCACTATTGTGATAAGAGGCTCCACGGAAAACATCATGGATGACATTGAGAGGGCTATAGATGATGGGGTTAATACTTTCAAGGCATTAACTAAG GATAATAGAATTCTTCCGGGTGCTGGAGCAGTAGAAATTGAATTGGCTACACAGATTTCTACTTTTGGAGAG AGTCTTCCTGGTTTAGAACAGTATTCTGTGAAAAAATTTGCTGAGTCTTTGGAAATGGTACCAAAAGCTTTGGCTCAAAATGCAGGAATTAAG GCAACAGATGCCATTAGTAAACTATATGCTGCTCATCATGAGAAGAAAGTCAATGCAGGCATTGATATTGAG GCTGAAAGTGCTGCAGTCATGGATGCTGCTGAAGCTAAAATATTTGATCTGTACATAACCAAATACTGGGGTTTGAAATTCGCCACATCCGCTGCCTGCACTGTACTTCGTGTAGATCAG ATTATTATGGCCAAGAGAGCTGGCGGAccaaaagctaaacaaaataaagactGGGATGAAGATTAG
- the LOC106080004 gene encoding uncharacterized protein LOC106080004 isoform X2 has translation MDDYDSASNHQEVPGYVPVELILQHPQHGTYSIVRVEFPLTTKVSILKQDMEKRLKIPPERQEWFYKGVVMQPYDTMLHRRVKVDDKIVVKENTATGH, from the exons ATGGATGACTATGACAGTGCATCAAACCATCAAGAGGTTCCGGGCTATGTGCCAGTAGAATTAATACTCCAACATCCCCAGCATGGCACCTATTCAATAGTTAGAGTGGAGTTTCCTTTAACCACCAaagtttctattttaaaacaagacatgGAAAAACGG TTGAAAATTCCACCCGAGCGTCAAGAGTGGTTTTATAAAGGGGTTGTCATGCAACCGTATGATACAATGTTGCACAGGAGAGTCAAAGTTGATGATAAAATTGTTGTTAAGGAGAATACAGCTACAGGGCACTAG
- the LOC106080004 gene encoding uncharacterized protein LOC106080004 isoform X1, with amino-acid sequence MSQEKDAMDDYDSASNHQEVPGYVPVELILQHPQHGTYSIVRVEFPLTTKVSILKQDMEKRLKIPPERQEWFYKGVVMQPYDTMLHRRVKVDDKIVVKENTATGH; translated from the exons AGAAAGACGCTATGGATGACTATGACAGTGCATCAAACCATCAAGAGGTTCCGGGCTATGTGCCAGTAGAATTAATACTCCAACATCCCCAGCATGGCACCTATTCAATAGTTAGAGTGGAGTTTCCTTTAACCACCAaagtttctattttaaaacaagacatgGAAAAACGG TTGAAAATTCCACCCGAGCGTCAAGAGTGGTTTTATAAAGGGGTTGTCATGCAACCGTATGATACAATGTTGCACAGGAGAGTCAAAGTTGATGATAAAATTGTTGTTAAGGAGAATACAGCTACAGGGCACTAG